A section of the Chrysoperla carnea unplaced genomic scaffold, inChrCarn1.1, whole genome shotgun sequence genome encodes:
- the LOC123304874 gene encoding uncharacterized protein LOC123304874 translates to MDILNVTEKPGFDDTIVANEVHTCNPYVHSFDYGDEIRIPSNQTDLYVNPSESYIFISGQLVKTKDNTKAVSTDGEMRANFGMFLFEEMKYLINGHEVDRCKQPGITSTIKNYLSYSKNESEALQIAGWWSPLSDAAVMDLVDYEYRFEIAIPLRIVFGLMEDFKKVIINVRHELVLTRARSDANCFLKKAGGEDCKINIYKIQWKIPHVTPGDKQKLQLLRYLETSTWLPIGFRSWDLYEFPSLPESTNQTWNVRSSTQMEKPRFVILCFQTDRKGNDKKKTVFDHCNIKSAKLYLNSEQYPNDQLNFDFAKGHYAQLYNMFTDFQTAYYNRRSDPLFTYRDMTTVCPMVVFNTMRQNDTIKSGSVDIRIEWQFDRNAPKKTSAFALIIHDKLLEYNPFSNLVRQIQ, encoded by the coding sequence atggatattttaaatgttactgAAAAGCCTGGTTTCGACGATACAATTGTAGCAAATGAAGTTCACACATGCAACCCTTATGTCCATTCGTTTGATTACGGAGATGAGATAAGGATACCCAGTAATCAAACAGATTTATACGTAAACCCATCCGAGTCTTATATATTCATCTCTGGTCAACTTGTTAAAACAAAAGATAACACAAAAGCCGTTTCAACTGATGGAGAAATGCGGGCAAATTTTGGAATGTTTTTGTTCGAAGAGATGAAATATCTAATCAACGGTCATGAAGTTGATCGTTGTAAACAACCAGGTATtacttcaacaattaaaaattatctttcctACTCAAAAAATGAAAGTGAGGCTTTACAAATTGCTGGTTGGTGGTCTCCTCTAAGTGATGCTGCAGTTATGGATTTGGTTGATTacgaatatcgatttgaaattgcAATTCCTTTAAGAATAGTTTTTGGACTAATGGAGGACTTTAAAAAGGTTATCATTAACGTTAGGCATGAATTGGTTCTGACAAGAGCACGTAGCGATGCAAactgctttttaaaaaaagcagGTGGAGaggattgtaaaattaatatttacaagatTCAATGGAAAATACCACATGTCACCCCAGGggacaaacaaaaattacaattattaagaTATTTGGAAACAAGTACATGGTTACCAATTGGTTTCAGAAGTTGGGATCTCTATGAATTTCCTTCACTTCCTGAAAGTACTAATCAAACGTGGAATGTCAGAAGCAGTACTCAGATGGAAAAACCAcgatttgtaattttatgttttcaaactGACAGAAAAGGAAATGATAAAAAGAAAACTGTTTTTGATCATTGTAATATTAAATCTGCAAAATTATATCTAAACAGTGAGCAATATCCAAACGATCaactaaattttgattttgcaaAGGGACATTATGcacaattgtataatatgttcaCCGATTTTCAAACCGCCTATTATAATAGAAGATCAGATCCTCTTTTCACCTATAGAGACATGACCACTGTTTGTCCCATGGTAGTATTTAACACTATGAGACAAAATGACACAATCAAATCGGGGAGTGTTGATATAAGAATTGAATGGCAGTTTGATAGAAATGCACCTAAAAAAACATCTGCATTTGCATTAATCATTCATGATAAGTTGCTTGAATACAACCCATTTAGTAATCTAGTAAGACAAATCCAATAA